The proteins below come from a single Papaver somniferum cultivar HN1 chromosome 11, ASM357369v1, whole genome shotgun sequence genomic window:
- the LOC113324955 gene encoding RNA polymerase II C-terminal domain phosphatase-like 1: MLEDAGFIPNGNRDAPITEGMHGAEVEQRLKQPDDKKMVDSAAPFVGNNHDLRPHISQQPVTVSHDVTWPTAPRTLVPLQKPGLIGVSVRREVNPSELNPESGRRIITMPHGQDVQELGLGDSSNLSRPLVQVAVPSLQGRGGC; the protein is encoded by the exons ATGTTAGAG GATGCTGGTTTTATACCAAACGGCAACAGAGATGCCCCCATAACTGAGGGTATGCATGGTGCTGAAGTTGAACAGAGACTAAAGCAACCT GATGACAAGAAAATGGTGGATTCAGCAGCACCTTTTGTTGGTAATAATCATGATTTGAGGCCTCACATTTCGCAGCAACCAGTAACTGTCTCGCACGATGTTACCTGGCCGACGGCTCCGAGAACCCTTGTGCCACTACAGA AGCCTGGTTTGATTGGAGTTTCTGTGAGACGAGAAGTCAATCCCTCAGAGTTAAACCCTGAGTCAGGGAGAAGAATCATCACCATGCCTCACGGACAGGATGTGCAGGAACTTGGGTTGGGTGACTCTTCAAATCTATCAAGACCACTTGTACAAGTAGCAGTACCATCACTCCAGGGTCGCGGAG GATGCTGA
- the LOC113322693 gene encoding arginyl-tRNA--protein transferase 2-like, which yields MSSGKIKNEASSSNNSIAETVVSDVGRRKSTCGYCKSSARSSVTHGLWAQSITVDDYQDLLDRGWRRSGCFLYKPEMDKTCCPAYTIRLKAADFVASKEQLRVSKRMQRYLNGTLDQKKPDILMDGSDTSISTVKKSSTGSSAGNSEEEKFLQHLSSQIDFVVHAWAVSEGFPSDIQLPKATMKKFTNAKKKQIGGSEDILYSSNISFQIAAIFKRSKLAEQDTNMLGVSQTGANQNGMSSELSPKFIAERLACSLNQLEEFTVLSARAVNGHLNFYSAETPIHTGQVPGTTIVSSNSPRTFRIKQCSMVESTKSPQQKRRRLEMRLKRSSFDPEEYDLYRRYQIKVHNDKPEDVKESSYRRFLIDTPIVFIPPSGNSSVPPCGFGSFHQQYRIDGRLVAVGVVDILPRCLSSKYLFWDPDLAFLSLGKYSALQEISWVKETEAVCPSLQYYYLGYYIHSCNKMRYKAAYQPSELLCPSRYKWVSFYNARLLLDRKPYVVLSDYATLPNEESSPCQLPQNSSGQQNMNSGEDGPVEFVSDDEDGDEEMLDPDFEGSDADDSDKDSSLSADEINDSDVGNVLIGLKNSRIRFKDLQRAFGSSEKHYMETQLQRYMKAVGVELSERMVYSLG from the exons atgTCGTCGGGGAAGATCAAGAATGAAGCGAGTAGCAGTAACAACAGTATAGCTGAAACTGTTGTTTCTGATGTTGGTAGAAGAAAGAGTACCTGTGGTTATTGTAAATCATCTGCCCGTTCCAGTGTTACTCATG GTCTATGGGCTCAAAGCATTACAGTGGATGACTACCAAG ATCTTCTTGACCGAGGTTGGAGGAGATCTGGGTGTTTTCTTTACAAACCTGAGATGGATAAGACATGTTGCCCAGCATATACTATCCGTCTAAAGGCAGCTGACTTTGTTGCTTCCAAAGAGCAGCTTCGCGTGTCTAAACGAATGCAAAG GTATCTAAATGGCACATTAGATCAGAAAAAGCCAGATATATTGATGGATGGTTCGGATACGTCTATCTCCACAGTCAAGAAATCCTCCACTGGTAGTTCTGCAGGAAACAGTGAGGAAGAGAAATTTCTTCAGCACTTATCAAgccaaattgactttgttgtaCATGCATGGGCTGTAAGTGAGGGCTTTCCTTCAGATATACAACTACCAAAGGCTACTATGAAAAAGTTTACGAATGCCAAAAAGAAGCAAATTGGAGGATCTGAAGATATCTTGTACTCTAGCAACATTTCATTTCAGATAGCGGCGATCTTTAAGCGGTCTAAATTGGCAGAGCAAGATACTAACATGCTTGGAGTATCGCAAACTGGTGCAAATCAAAATGGAATGTCTTCTGAGCTTTCACCAAAATTTATTGCTGAAAGGCTAGCATGTTCTTTGAATCAGCTGGAGGAGTTTACTGTTTTGTCGGCCAGAGCTGTTAATGGGCACCTTAATTTCTACTCTGCTGAAACACCAATTCACACAGGTCAAGTGCCCGGAACCACGATAGTCTCTAGCAACTCTCCTAGAACCTTCCGAATTAAGCAATGTTCCATGGTGGAGAGCACCAAATCTCCCCAGCAAAAAAGGCGGAGGCTTGAGATGCGTTTAAAGAGATCGAGTTTTGATCCTGAAGAATATGATTTGTATAGAAGGTATCAGATAAAAGTGCACAATGATAAACCTGAAGATGTCAAGGAAAGCTCGTATAGAAGATTCCTTATTGATACTCCCATAGTGTTTATTCCTCCATCCGGCAATAGTTCAGTTCCACCTTGTGGTTTTGGTTCTTTCCATCAGCAATATCGGATCGATGGGCGGCTTGTTGCTGTTGGTGTGGTGGATATCCTTCCGAggtgcttatcaagtaaatatttaTTCTGGGATCCAGATCTTGCTTTCTTGTCCTTAGGTAAGTACTCTGCCCTACAAGAAATAAGTTGGGTAAAGGAGACCGAAGCTGTTTGTCCTAGCCTTCAATACTACTATCTCGGTTATTATATTCACTCGTGCAACAAAATGAGATACAAAGCAGCATACCAGCCATCTGAGCTTCTCTGTCCTTCTCGTTACAA GTGGGTTTCATTTTATAATGCCAGGCTTTTGCTAGATAGAAAGCCGTATGTAGTCTTATCTGATTATGCTACCCTGCCAAATGAAGAATCCTCGCCATGTCAGCTCCCTCAGAATTCCAGTGGGCAACAAAATATGAATTCTGGTGAAGACGGTCCAGTTGAATTtgtcagtgatgatgaagatggtgatgagGAAATGTTGGATCCTGATTTTGAAGGATCTGATGCTGATGACTCAGACAAGGATAGTAGTTTATCAGCCGATGAAATAAACGATAGTGATGTTGGTAATGTTTTAATTGGATTGAAGAACTCCCGTATAAGATTCAAG GATCTGCAACGAGCGTTTGGTTCCAGCGAAAAGCATTACATGGAAACTCAGTTGCAAAGATACATGAAGGCTGTGGGTGTAGAACTATCCGAGCGAATGGTGTATTCACTCGGCTAG